Proteins encoded in a region of the Plodia interpunctella isolate USDA-ARS_2022_Savannah chromosome 27, ilPloInte3.2, whole genome shotgun sequence genome:
- the Lnpk gene encoding endoplasmic reticulum junction formation protein lunapark-B isoform X2 — MGFFSFISRFRRKKTTSEILERLETKIRSIEQDGLTKEETQRRLNSYVNAYSVGLYVVFLVLYYYVYCGRGQHWLHSLMYASPFVVFPIVAIFLRSSISWYYKRSLEKNRMTLSKMREEKKKILEEVMNTETYKVAKELLDKYGTPEEQSRALKPFVPSLNVPATPGQLRQRQIAALQTSTPISNNMNVVPFNSPLGVGYKGPRLRSDQLPRPLVDKNRSALDKVVDYLLKDGPTQRMALICADCLSHNGMAMIEEFDYVSYICAYCGKLNPARKQRPTAPLLGPYRALPAPTRLPMSGDDSSVASSGSESEDEKKNDITQAAGEGESDKPPSPAEESPKQEQNKKED, encoded by the exons ATGGGCTTCTTCAGTTTCATATCCAGATTTCGA CGCAAGAAAACGACATCGGAAATCCTGGAGCGTCTCGAAACGAAAATCCGAAGCATAGAGCAGGACGGCCTTACGAAAGAAGAGACGCAACGTCGCCTGAACAGCTACGTCAATGCGTACTCTGTGGGGCTGTACGTGGTGTTTCTGGTGCTGTACTACTACGTGTACTGCGGTAGGGGGCAACACTGGCTCCACTCGCTCATGTACGCCTCGCCTTTCGTCGTCTTCCCCATCGT TGCAATATTTCTCCGTTCTTCTATATCGTGGTACTACAAGCGGTCGTTGGAGAAGAACAGAATGACGTTGAGCAAGATGAGGgaggagaagaagaagatcCTAGAGGAAGTCATGAACACTGAGACGTACAAG GTAGCAAAAGAGCTCTTGGACAAGTACGGAACACCGGAGGAGCAGTCGAGGGCATTAAAACCGTTCGTGCCGAGCCTCAACGTACCCG CAACACCAGGCCAGTTGAGACAGCGGCAGATCGCAGCCCTTCAGACGTCAACACCGATTAGCAACAACATGAATGTCGTGCCTTTCAACTCGCCTTTAGGCGTGGGTTACAAAGGACCTAGGCTTAGG TCGGACCAACTCCCGCGGCCGCTTGTGGACAAGAACCGCTCGGCGCTCGACAAAGTTGTCGACTATTTGCTGAAAGATGGACCCACACAGCGGATGGCGCTCATATGTGCTGATTGTTTATCGCATAACG GAATGGCAATGATCGAGGAATTCGATTATGTGTCATACATCTGCGCGTACTGCGGGAAACTGAACCCAGCGCGGAAACAGCGCCCCACCGCTCCCTTACTCGGACCTTACAGGGCCCTGCCTGCCCCCACGAGGCTGCCCATGTCTG GTGACGACTCGTCTGTCGCCAGTTCCGGAAGTGAGAgcgaagatgagaaaaaaaatgatattactCAAGCTGCTg GTGAAGGCGAATCGGATAAGCCTCCCTCTCCAGCCGAAGAATCGCCGAAACAAGAACAAAACAAGAAAGAAGACTGA
- the Lnpk gene encoding endoplasmic reticulum junction formation protein lunapark-B isoform X1, producing MGFFSFISRFRRKKTTSEILERLETKIRSIEQDGLTKEETQRRLNSYVNAYSVGLYVVFLVLYYYVYCGRGQHWLHSLMYASPFVVFPIVAIFLRSSISWYYKRSLEKNRMTLSKMREEKKKILEEVMNTETYKVAKELLDKYGTPEEQSRALKPFVPSLNVPGKTPNSPLPATPGQLRQRQIAALQTSTPISNNMNVVPFNSPLGVGYKGPRLRSDQLPRPLVDKNRSALDKVVDYLLKDGPTQRMALICADCLSHNGMAMIEEFDYVSYICAYCGKLNPARKQRPTAPLLGPYRALPAPTRLPMSGDDSSVASSGSESEDEKKNDITQAAGEGESDKPPSPAEESPKQEQNKKED from the exons ATGGGCTTCTTCAGTTTCATATCCAGATTTCGA CGCAAGAAAACGACATCGGAAATCCTGGAGCGTCTCGAAACGAAAATCCGAAGCATAGAGCAGGACGGCCTTACGAAAGAAGAGACGCAACGTCGCCTGAACAGCTACGTCAATGCGTACTCTGTGGGGCTGTACGTGGTGTTTCTGGTGCTGTACTACTACGTGTACTGCGGTAGGGGGCAACACTGGCTCCACTCGCTCATGTACGCCTCGCCTTTCGTCGTCTTCCCCATCGT TGCAATATTTCTCCGTTCTTCTATATCGTGGTACTACAAGCGGTCGTTGGAGAAGAACAGAATGACGTTGAGCAAGATGAGGgaggagaagaagaagatcCTAGAGGAAGTCATGAACACTGAGACGTACAAG GTAGCAAAAGAGCTCTTGGACAAGTACGGAACACCGGAGGAGCAGTCGAGGGCATTAAAACCGTTCGTGCCGAGCCTCAACGTACCCGGTAAAACTCCTAACTCGCCACTCCCAG CAACACCAGGCCAGTTGAGACAGCGGCAGATCGCAGCCCTTCAGACGTCAACACCGATTAGCAACAACATGAATGTCGTGCCTTTCAACTCGCCTTTAGGCGTGGGTTACAAAGGACCTAGGCTTAGG TCGGACCAACTCCCGCGGCCGCTTGTGGACAAGAACCGCTCGGCGCTCGACAAAGTTGTCGACTATTTGCTGAAAGATGGACCCACACAGCGGATGGCGCTCATATGTGCTGATTGTTTATCGCATAACG GAATGGCAATGATCGAGGAATTCGATTATGTGTCATACATCTGCGCGTACTGCGGGAAACTGAACCCAGCGCGGAAACAGCGCCCCACCGCTCCCTTACTCGGACCTTACAGGGCCCTGCCTGCCCCCACGAGGCTGCCCATGTCTG GTGACGACTCGTCTGTCGCCAGTTCCGGAAGTGAGAgcgaagatgagaaaaaaaatgatattactCAAGCTGCTg GTGAAGGCGAATCGGATAAGCCTCCCTCTCCAGCCGAAGAATCGCCGAAACAAGAACAAAACAAGAAAGAAGACTGA
- the Nadk2 gene encoding NAD kinase 2, mitochondrial: protein MSVLNNFSVSIARSMRRMNKPKESIFPRTARRDSATSNNEKPKLNMEKCLIVSKVTRYEYEKHSRDNISDTELERIIRKRGSDFEAMKQTHNEQKAFEEGVARSLKDMGLQVEMASRLTYNEELINWCDVVVPCGGDGTFLLAASRVRDANKPVIGFNSAPHKSVGRLCLPTWCSNDVKGALHALKEGRFRWMRRTRIRTTVSSVPKLLDKITPVDLHTLHYCRYPPVSNRHDDPEEECCCCPAPPAPQTATSTKVLPFLALNEVFIGESVTSRVSLLRLQIDNGQWTHTKSSGLCVTTGTGSTSWHFSINCLRTHSVLELMKILQEDYNVKLDTRLEHAREVAERYNQKLMFPPDSPQLAYSVREYIALEEWPAPRGLRVRNRASAVRVESHCTDAGLVVDGSVSFPFNDGTEAVLEVHPEDSLMTVQMDDALPH from the exons ATGTCCGTGTTGAACAATTTCTCTGTATCTATTGCTAGATCTATGCGCC GCATGAACAAACCGAAAGAGTCCATATTCCCGCGGACAGCACGTCGAGACAGTGCAACCTCCAACAATGAGAAGCCCAAACTAAACATGGAAAAATGTCTAATCGTCTCCAAAGTTACGAGATATGAATACGAAAA ACACAGCCGCGACAACATTTCCGACACAGAGCTGGAGAGGATCATCAGGAAGCGAGGGTCTGACTTCGAGGCTATGAAGCAGACCCACAACGAACAGAAGGCCTTCGAGGAAGGAGTCGCTAGGAGCCTCAAGGATATGGGGCTTCAGGTCGAGATGGCTAGCAG ATTAACATATAACgaagaattaataaattggtGCGACGTGGTGGTACCCTGCGGTGGAGACGGGACCTTTCTCCTGGCAGCTTCAAGAGTAAGAGATGCCAA taaacCGGTTATAGGTTTTAATAGCGCGCCACACAAGTCGGTCGGCCGGCTTTGCCTGCCCACCTGGTGCTCCAACGACGTCAAGGGAGCGCTACACGCGTTGAAGGAG GGCCGGTTCAGATGGATGCGCCGCACCCGGATACGCACGACCGTGTCCAGTGTGCCTAAACTGTTAGACAAAATAACGCCGGTTGATCTCCACACATTGCATTATTGTAG ATACCCTCCAGTATCGAACAGACACGACGACCCAGAAGAGGAGTGCTGTTGTTGTCCCGCTCCCCCCGCGCCTCAGACCGCCACCTCCACTAAAGTGTTGCCATTTCTAGCACTCAATGAG GTGTTCATAGGAGAGAGCGTGACGTCGCGCGTGTCTCTGCTCCGGCTGCAGATCGACAACGGCCAGTGGACGCACACAAAAAGCTCAGGACTGTGTGTCACTACTGGGACTGGAAGCACATCGTGGCATTTCag CATCAACTGCCTCCGAACTCACTCTGTGTTAGAACTGATGAAGATACTACAGGAGGACTACAACGTGAAGTTGGACACGAGGCTGGAGCACGCGAGGGAAGTCGCCGAGAGGTACAACCAGAAGCTGATGTTCCCGCCAG ACTCGCCGCAGCTGGCGTACAGCGTGCGCGAGTACATCGCGCTCGAGGAGTGGCCTGCGCCGCGCGGGCTGCGCGTGCGCAACCGCGCCTCCGCCGTCAGGGTCGAGTCCCACTGCACCGACGCcg GTCTAGTGGTAGACGGCAGCGTGTCTTTCCCATTCAATGATGGCACTGAAGCCGTGTTAGAAGTACATCCAGAAGATTCCTTGATGACCGTACAGATGGACGATGCTTTGCCTCATTAG
- the LOC128681368 gene encoding uncharacterized protein LOC128681368, giving the protein MSGRRFFVCLFLYLLDCVVGSGLLCEEGFCRTFVNDVGCAEPAAHCRINNATHTGLWLPSPTICNCCEYCLPFYGKEQPCSLGGTGTGITIGRCTDGHTCVTHEDGNNYCQRMDTECHRAQDDYDRRYTAGQVGILEERPLCNGKGMYAHISCAPTQTCFCQTEEGERIFGEAPNLGTGMAERMQCGCSILHHKITSIINPGVPEPVVAPRCSADGNFHPIQCIANICHCVNVITGRILQGERRSVDLEKNPITKLICYNRELDNYPEQSEGSPPYKFTTPCYESIQEVSTWIQESIEDGYNMDYHNSLPQCLPDGSKGRTALLGNGTKICVDEREEQIDNYSAAPGTPEFEDMDCKCALTSHIMTSNELPVCCKNGNFRSVQCRRGVCWCVDSDGRQVGSEAENIMLLGCFNVNWRHC; this is encoded by the exons TTGTGTGGTGGGGAGTGGTTTGCTATGTGAAGAGGGATTTTGTAGG ACGTTCGTCAACGATGTTGGATGCGCAGAGCCGGCCGCACACTGCCGCATCAACAATGCTACACACACCGGCCTCTGGTTGCCTTCACCAACCATATGCAATTGTTGTGAATACTGCCTGCCGTTCTATG GCAAGGAGCAGCCCTGTAGTTTAGGAGGTACGGGCACGGGGATCACGATCGGGCGCTGCACAGACGGACACACGTGTGTTACTCATGAAGATGGGAACAATTACTGCCAGCGGA tGGACACAGAATGTCACCGAGCTCAAGACGACTACGATCGCCGGTACACTGCAGGGCAAGTTGGTATTCTAGAAGAACGACCCTTGTGTAATGGGAAGGGAATGTATGCGCACATATCCTGTGCGCCCACGCAGAC ATGTTTCTGTCAAACTGAGGAAGGTGAAAGAATATTTGGTGAAGCCCCTAACCTGGGGACTGGAATGGCTGAGAGGATGCAATGTG GTTGTTCGATCCTCCACCACAAGATAACCTCGATAATAAACCCTGGAGTACCAGAACCAGTCGTCGCGCCCCGCTGCTCAGCTGACGGGAACTTTCACCCGATACAGTGCATCGCCAACATCTGTCATTGTGTCAACGTCATTACTGGGAGAATACTCCAGGGGGAGAGACGGAGCGTTGATCTGGAGAAAAATCCGATCACTAAACTCATTTGTT ACAATCGAGAGCTAGACAACTATCCCGAACAAAGCGAAGGTTCTCCCCCCTATAAGTTCACGACACCCTGCTACGAGAGCATCCAAGAGGTGTCCACCTGGATCCAGGAGAGCATCGAAGATGGTTACAACATGGATTACCACAACAGCCTCCCGCAGTGTCTACCAGATGGCAGTAAAGGGCGGACGGCTCTCTTGGGCAATGGCAC taaaatCTGTGTAGACGAAAGAGAGGAACAGATAGATAATTATTCAGCAGCGCCGGGAACCCCTGAATTTGAGGACATGGACTGCA AATGCGCCCTAACATCACACATTATGACGTCAAACGAGTTGCCAGTGTGCTGTAAAAATGGTAATTTCAGAAGTGTGCAATGTCGACGCGGTGTGTGCTGGTGTGTGGACTCCGATGGCCGGCAGGTGGGCAGCGAAGCGGAGAACATTATGCTCCTCGGCTGCTTTAATGTTAATTGGAgacattgttaa